Proteins encoded in a region of the Coregonus clupeaformis isolate EN_2021a chromosome 9, ASM2061545v1, whole genome shotgun sequence genome:
- the LOC121573479 gene encoding chondroitin sulfate proteoglycan 4, giving the protein MLSLPNKGQLVFKDKVLMKNSTFSQKNISEHMVKYEVTGRPHEDTRDSFGFQVFSKHAHSGGYDFRINIKADVHSLIPTNKGLSILEGESKVITKDLLFAETVGAKAVLYTLTRSPKHGKLKRINLSNSTSINDNITAFTNQDILEERIMYVHDGSETTEDAFMFHTTVAKHTKGHNHKRTYSKKENTHTIDDIFNISIALVNDEKPVRVVDKVFHVARGGQRLLTLDDLRYHDADSDFDDSQLVYTRRGIPMGDLVLVNDTGHKLYQFSQDDLQHRRVLFIHRGVSFGRFVLFVSDGKHYTSTLLEVIAQDPYIQVENSTGLLVQKGHAAILSSANFSVFTNQDVRDDEEVLYQVFLPPRHGHLFQNNVKVDCFTQHDLKAGSVEYRHDDSMNLADSFNFTVRVKEVRLDASVGVRVYLESHQQPPTVIYNHIVVVEEGKPVKINRGDLEVTHKDSLPSEIVFKVKTAPSHGFLHRSTKGEDHHYQGRREETIHAFSQEDVNTGHIQYLQVDSDQTHDSFLLDASNGITDVHDIRVSVDIIPIHIPLNVFNVTLEEGSSTALTKEVLQVTNRHFSQVDFFYHVSEPPSHGHIEHARISGLSISFFTRKQVDSGHIYYVHDGSDTLADNFTIIANDTDTRKHSQPCTVFVHVTPVNDEAPVITANRILKVWVNSVTEISVGDLCAEDSDSPPEDLEFIVTPPSNGHLALKSAPSRHILNFTQTHILHGQLVFVHSGALSGGFHFQVNDGVNFAPRQIFSTTARSLVLSLERNHALTVFPGSVKTISQNDLLVVTNDNGDMRGNHSILYSVTSPSKLGRLLRKQTDNSTAEISSFTQDMVNEGLISYDQTHPETLGWTTTDSFTFTVFSSSVSLQPHVFSIHISYEHAPAERNTILTANTGAVVTEGGRVVIDKMQLDASNLLGKLLEPQRHSYEVWYHVTSLPQHGIITVGERNLTSAKPNFSQFILDNFGITYQHDDSETTQDFFTFEAWLNRKGQPPQRRSEPSLIVTESFDLTVTPVNDQPPLLRTKAPSLRLVQGDTVVFSPENLLVEDLDTPPEEIHYKVISKPNNGFLSLGEQLNETVSAFSQADINHGRVHFVQDGEPSSGVFYFSVTDGFHRPLYKLFNLEVAAATVSMVNNTGLRLVQGQTTATLTTEHLAAETNGRHSVTFHYRVTTPPHHGSLLMSDLPVSEFNQEDLHSCRLSYHMTDLTSSSDSFEFIVSTTESNMTAQTVNITVRPLIHFSKRVLIPSGIAVKLRKDYLDATDLATLSGSDPVFHILSPPKHGKLVKLTFDLLDGANHSVESFTFRDVVQGRVALEETLAHQRHSNNTANQSTSLLSQLGTADHNTTEIHVSMLNDSFSFLLSADNVQPAVGEFLFTIVPYKESLNHTTRSPGRNRTTGGRGTTIHSATHPHTTNHKTHNKTLQKQFKGRHHWGNQTRGGHPMIPTVPGNTHGKHNVHGPHRITPVRVESLPRPASDPLLLILPFLACLLLIVILVVLILVLRHRREKRALSRGLIQELAAAAGDGRPEGSPYLGRPERSIAVPSVVVTPLLGPNSCPSTPVLNVLRRGTLAPRDPCLLLWAVDAVPDMVQAQHCQPPEPTLRDNQYWV; this is encoded by the exons ATGCTATCCCTGCCAAATAAAGGACAGCTCGTGTTCAAAGACAAAGTCTTAATGAAAAACTCAACATTTAGCCAGAAGAATATATCTGAACACATGGTGAAATATGAGGTTACAGGTAGGCCTCATGAGGACACGAGGGACTCGTTTGGTTTCCAGGTGTTCTCCAAACACGCACACTCAGGGGGTTACGACTTCAGAATAAACATCAAGGCGGATGTTCATAGCCTGATCCCAACAAACAAAGGACTGTCCATCCTGGAAGGAGAAAGCAAGGTAATCACCAAGGATTTGCTGTTTGCTGAAACAGTCGGGGCCAAAGCAGTACTTTATACCCTCACCCGCAGTCCTAAACATGGCAAGCTAAAGAGGATCAATCTCTCTAATTCTACGTCTATTAACGATAACATCACAGCTTTCACCAATCAGGACATCTTAGAGGAGCGCATTATGTACGTGCACGATGGCAGTGAAACCACGGAAGACGCGTTCATGTTCCACACCACCGTCGCCAAACACACCAAAGGACACAATCACAAACGCACATACTCAAAAAAAGAAAACACTCACACCATTGACGACATCTTCAACATCTCGATTGCCCTTGTCAACGACGAGAAACCGGTCCGCGTTGTCGATAAAGTTTTCCACGTGGCCAGGGGCGGGCAGAGGCTGCTGACATTAGATGACCTGCGCTACCACGACGCTGACTCTGACTTTGATGACAGTCAGCTGGTCTACACTAGACGGGGCATCCCCATGGGCGACCTGGTCCTAGTGAACGACACAGGCCACAAGCTGTACCAGTTCAGCCAGGATGACCTGCAGCATCGCAGGGTGCTGTTCATCCACAGGGGG GTCAGCTTCGGACGCTTCGTCCTGTTCGTGTCAGACGGGAAACACTACACATCCACACTGTTGGAGGTCATTGCCCAGGACCCATACATCCAGGTGGAGAACAGCACAGGCCTGCTGGTCCAGAAAGGCCATGCGGCCATCTTGAGTTCGGCCAACTTCAGTGTCTTTACCAACCAGGATGTCCGAGACGATGAGGAGGTGCTCTACCAGGTCTTCCTCCCGCCGAGACACGGGCATCTGTTCCAAAACAACGTTAAG GTGGATTGTTTCACTCAGCATGATCTGAAGGCGGGCAGCGTGGAGTATCGCCATGATGACAGCATGAACCTGGCTGACTCCTTCAACTTCACGGTGAGAGTTAAAGAGGTGCGTCTTGACGCCAGCGTTGGGGTGAGGGTGTACCTGGAGAGCCACCAGCAGCCTCCCACTGTAATCTACAACCACattgtagtggtggaggagggcaAGCCTGTCAAGATCAACAGAGGAGACCTGGAG GTGACCCATAAGGACAGCCTCCCCTCTGAGATAGTGTTCAAGGTGAAGACGGCTCCATCCCACGGGTTCCTCCATAGGTCAACCAAGGGAGAGGACCATCACTACCAGGGTCGCAGAGAGGAGACCATCCACGCCTTCTCCCAGGAGGATGTCAACACTGGACACATCCAGTACCTCCAGGTGGATTCAGACCAGACCCACGACTCCTTCCTCCTGGACGCCTCCAACGGCATCACAGATGTCCATGACATCAG GGTCTCCGTGGACATCATCCCAATCCACATCCCTCTCAATGTCTTCAACGTGACCTTGGAAGAAGGGTCATCCACGGCCCTGACCAAGGAGGTCCTACAGGTCACCAACAGACACTTCTCTCAGGTAGACTTCTTCTACCATGTATCTGAGCCACCAAGCCACGGTCATATTGAACACGCACGCATTTCTGGACTCTCCATTTCTTTCTTCACACGCAAACAG GTGGATTCAGGGCATATTTATTATGTCCACGATGGAAGTGATACACTGGCAGATAACTTCACCATTATCGCCAATGACACAGACACCAGAAAGCACAGCCAGCCCTGCACGGTGTTCGTCCATGTGACGCCTGTCAATGATGAGGCCCCAGTAATCACAGCCAACAGGATTCTAAAG GTGTGGGTGAACTCAGTCACAGAGATCAGTGTAGGTGACCTGTGTGCTGAGGACAGTGACTCTCCACCTGAGGACCTAGAATTCATCGTGACCCCACCTAGTAACGGTCACCTGGCCCTGAAGAGCGCCCCTTCCAGGCACATCCTCAACTTCACCCAGACACACATCCTCCACGGACAGCTGGTGTTTGTCCACAGTG GTGCCTTGTCCGGAGGTTTCCACTTCCAGGTCAATGATGGGGTGAACTTTGCCCCCCGACAGATCTTCAGCACCACGGCCCGCTCCCTGGTCCTCAGTCTGGAGCGGAACCATGCCCTCACAGTGTTCCCAG GCTCTGTGAAGACcatctctcagaatgaccttctggTGGTTACCAATGACAACGGTGACATGAGAGGGAACCACTCCATCCTTTACAGTGTTACCAGTCCTTCAAAGCTGGGGAGACTGCTCAGAAAACAGACAGACAACTCTACTGCAGAGATCTCCTCATTCACACAAGACATG GTGAATGAGGGTTTGATTAGTTATGACCAAACCCATCCTGAAACGTTGGGATGGACGACCACAGACTCCTTCACTTTCACAGTGTTttcatcctctgtctctcttcaacCCCACGTCTTCAGCATCCATATCTCCTATGAGCATGCTCCTGCAGAGCGCAACACCATCCTCACTGCTAATACTG GTGCTGTTGTGACTGAAGGTGGCAGAGTGGTGATTGACAAGATGCAGCTGGATGCCTCTAACCTGCTGGGCAAGCTGTTGGAACCCCAGCGACATTCCTACGAGGTCTGGTACCACGTCACCTCTCTACCCCAGCACGGCATAATCACCGTGGGAGAACGCAACCTGACCAGCGCCAAACCCAACTTCTCCCAGTTCATCCTGGATAATTTCGGCATCACGTACCAGCACGACGACTCCGAGACGACCCAGGACTTCTTCACCTTCGAGGCTTGGCTGAACCGTAAGGGCCAGCCTCCCCAGAGACGCTCAGAGCCCAGCCTGATAGTAACAGAGTCGTTTGACCTCACAGTGACCCCTGTCAATGACCAGCCGCCCCTGCTCCGGACCAAGGCCCCCAGTCTGAGGCTGGTGCAAGGGGACACAGTGGTCTTCAGCCCTGAGAACCTCCTGGTGGAAGACCTGGACACCCCACCAGAAGAGATCCATTACAAG gtGATCAGCAAACCCAACAATGGCTTCCTGTCTCTGGGAGAGCAGCTGAATGAGACAGTGTCTGCCTTCTCCCAGGCGGACATTAACCATGGCAGAGTCCACTTCGTCCAGGACGGAGAACCCTCTTCAGGGGTGTTCTACTTCAGTGTGACCGACGGGTTCCACCGGCCGCTATACAAGCTCTTCAACCTGGAGGTCGCTGCAGCAACCGTCTCCATGGTGAACAACACAGGCTTGAGGCTGGTGCAGGGTCAGACAACTGCTACCTTAACAACAGAACACCTGGCTGCAGAGACCAATGGGAGACACAGTGTGACGTTTCACTATAGAGTGACCACACCGCCACACCACGGCAGTCTCCTCATGTCCGACCTGCCAGTCAGTGAGTTTAACCAGGAGGACCTTCACTCATGCAGACTGTCCTATCACATGACGGACCTCACGTCCTCCTCGGACAGCTTTGAGTTCATAGTCTCGACCACAGAGAGCAACATGACCGCTCAGACGGTCAATATCACGGTCCGACCGCTCATCCATTTCAGCAAGCGCGTCCTGATTCCCAGCGGCATCGCCGTGAAGCTGAGGAAGGACTATCTGGACGCCACGGACCTCGCCACGCTCAGTGGCAGCGACCCTGTCTTCCACATCCTGTCCCCgcccaaacacggcaagttggtcaagttgacctttgacctattGGACGGTGCCAATCACTCGGTGGAGTCGTTTACCTTCCGGGACGTGGTGCAGGGCAGGGTGGCCTTAGAGGAGACCCTGGCACATCAAAGACACAGCAACAACACTGCCAATCAATCAACATCTTTACTGTCCCAATTAGGGACCGCCGACCACAACACAACAGAGATCCATGTGTCCATGCTCAATGACTCCTTTTCGTTCCTTCTGAGTGCGGATAATGTCCAGCCGGCCGTAGGAGAGTTTTTATTCACCATCGTGCCATACAAAGAGAGTTTGAACCACACGACCAGGTCACCTGGGCGCAATCGAACCACAGGCGGCAGAGGGACTACAATCCACTCTGCTACCCACCCTCACACCACGAACCACAAGACCCACAACAAGACCCTACAGAAGCAGTTCAAAGGCCGTCACCACTGGGGGAACCAGACCCGCGGAGGTCACCCCATGATCCCCACCGTCCCCGGAAACACCCATGGGAAACACAACGTCCACGGCCCCCACAGAATCACCCCAGTCCGGGTAGAGTCCCTGCCCCGGCCGGCCTCCGACCCCCTGCTGCTCATCCTGCCCTTCCTGGCCTGCCTGCTGCTCATCGTCATCCTGGTGGTGCTGATCCTGGTGCTGCGCCACCGCAGGGAGAAGAGGGCCTTATCCAGAGGACTCATCCAGGAGCTGGCGGCTGCAGCTGGAGATGGACGGCCAGAGGGGAGCCCCTACCTGGGCAGGCCGGAGAGGAGCATTGCGGTCCCCTCAGTGGTGGTGACTCCGCTGCTGGGCCCTAATAGTTGCCCCAGTACTCCGGTCCTCAATGTGCTGCGTAGGGGAACGCTGGCTCCACGTGACCCTTGTCTGCTGCTCTGGGCGGTGGACGCTGTTCCTGATATGGTACAGGCCCAGCACTGTCAACCCCCCGAGCCCACTTTGAGAGACAACCAGTACTGGGTCTAA